Proteins found in one Salvelinus alpinus chromosome 11, SLU_Salpinus.1, whole genome shotgun sequence genomic segment:
- the LOC139533469 gene encoding uncharacterized protein isoform X1, giving the protein MELHTGGGQGWNDVSCGDLRFYVCSMETRSGLAVMPSQKQTRERELVEEVSIYDVLWETGKRVADEILYSAFLRGMYSRRLPGHCYADFCHQEVLYLDRVITMLQVLIRTVQGPPDIMLFLQRTHQRYQESLKEAQNQTTPHLNLSSIQPSAAVRQYLQSFHAIVNEEPIYWLVSLLPRALLRPYLAQNLPLGERTRPGPSPCLHPWLNLFPCPCYQWGGEDMQSDQRTQKDESGTSYRHLLEKYQDVMDVYKAINIFRVQMINEKALFTSRCSWFPTGDEEEVEDQLNLWSEESGPDVRVNL; this is encoded by the exons ATGGAGCTACACACTGGag GTGGGCAGGGCTGGAATGACGTGTCTTGTGGAGATCTGAGGTTCTATGTGTGTTCTATGGAGACCAG ATCTGGTTTAGCAGTAATGCCAAGTCAGAAGCAAACACGCGAGAGAG agCTGGTTGAAGAGGTGAGTATTTATGACGTCCTGTGGGAGACTGGTAAGAGAGTAGCAGATGAGATCCTCTACTCAGCCTTCCTCAGAGGAATGTATTCCAGACGTCTGCCTGGCCACTGCTACGCTGACTTCTGCCACCAGGAGGTGCTGTACCTGGACAGAGTCATCACCATGCTGCAG GTGCTGATCAGAACAGTCCAGGGTCCTCCAGACATCATGCTGTttctccagagaacacatcaacGCTACCAGGAGTCTCTGAAGGAGGCTCAGAACCAAACTACACCACACCTG AACCTGTCCTCCATCCAGCCCTCTGCAGCCGTGCGTCAGTACCTCCAGAGCTTCCATGCCATTGTGAATGAGGAGCCCATCTACTGGCTGGTGTCTCTGCTGCCCAGAGCCCTGCTCAGACCTTACCTGGCACAGAACCTGCCCCTGGGAGAGAGGACCAGACCAGGCCCCAGCCCCTGCCTCCACCCCTGGCTAAACCTCTTCCCCTGCCCCTGCTACCAGTGGGGGGGAGAGGACATGCAGTCAGACCAGAGGACCCAGAAGGATGAGTCAGGGACATCTTACAG gcatCTACTGGAGAAGTACCAGGATGTGATGGACGTCTATAAGGCTATCAACATCTTCAGAGTCCAGATGATCAACGAGAAGGCTCTCTTCACCTCCAGGTGCAG
- the LOC139533469 gene encoding uncharacterized protein isoform X2 — translation MELHTGGGQGWNDVSCGDLRFYVCSMETRSGLAVMPSQKQTRERELVEEVSIYDVLWETGKRVADEILYSAFLRGMYSRRLPGHCYADFCHQEVLYLDRVITMLQVLIRTVQGPPDIMLFLQRTHQRYQESLKEAQNQTTPHLNLSSIQPSAAVRQYLQSFHAIVNEEPIYWLVSLLPRALLRPYLAQNLPLGERTRPGPSPCLHPWLNLFPCPCYQWGGEDMQSDQRTQKDESGTSYRHLLEKYQDVMDVYKAINIFRVQMINEKALFTSSWFPTGDEEEVEDQLNLWSEESGPDVRVNL, via the exons ATGGAGCTACACACTGGag GTGGGCAGGGCTGGAATGACGTGTCTTGTGGAGATCTGAGGTTCTATGTGTGTTCTATGGAGACCAG ATCTGGTTTAGCAGTAATGCCAAGTCAGAAGCAAACACGCGAGAGAG agCTGGTTGAAGAGGTGAGTATTTATGACGTCCTGTGGGAGACTGGTAAGAGAGTAGCAGATGAGATCCTCTACTCAGCCTTCCTCAGAGGAATGTATTCCAGACGTCTGCCTGGCCACTGCTACGCTGACTTCTGCCACCAGGAGGTGCTGTACCTGGACAGAGTCATCACCATGCTGCAG GTGCTGATCAGAACAGTCCAGGGTCCTCCAGACATCATGCTGTttctccagagaacacatcaacGCTACCAGGAGTCTCTGAAGGAGGCTCAGAACCAAACTACACCACACCTG AACCTGTCCTCCATCCAGCCCTCTGCAGCCGTGCGTCAGTACCTCCAGAGCTTCCATGCCATTGTGAATGAGGAGCCCATCTACTGGCTGGTGTCTCTGCTGCCCAGAGCCCTGCTCAGACCTTACCTGGCACAGAACCTGCCCCTGGGAGAGAGGACCAGACCAGGCCCCAGCCCCTGCCTCCACCCCTGGCTAAACCTCTTCCCCTGCCCCTGCTACCAGTGGGGGGGAGAGGACATGCAGTCAGACCAGAGGACCCAGAAGGATGAGTCAGGGACATCTTACAG gcatCTACTGGAGAAGTACCAGGATGTGATGGACGTCTATAAGGCTATCAACATCTTCAGAGTCCAGATGATCAACGAGAAGGCTCTCTTCACCTCCAG